The Skermanella pratensis genome has a window encoding:
- the rplM gene encoding 50S ribosomal protein L13 produces MKTLSLKPSEVEKKWFVIDAEGLVLGRMASIIANILRGKHKPFYTPHVDCGDNIIVINAEKVRLTGNKRNDDIFYWHTGYPGGIKGRSKGQILDGKYPERVVIKAVERMVPRGPLGRKQMGNLKVYGGTAHPHEAQQPEVLDIGARNPKNKRIA; encoded by the coding sequence ATGAAGACCCTGTCCCTGAAGCCGTCCGAAGTCGAAAAGAAGTGGTTCGTAATCGACGCGGAAGGCCTCGTCCTCGGACGTATGGCGAGCATCATCGCCAACATCCTGCGCGGCAAGCACAAGCCGTTCTATACCCCGCACGTCGACTGCGGCGACAACATCATCGTCATCAATGCCGAGAAGGTCCGCCTGACCGGCAACAAGCGCAACGACGACATCTTCTACTGGCACACCGGCTACCCCGGCGGCATCAAGGGCCGTTCCAAGGGGCAGATCCTGGACGGCAAGTATCCCGAGCGCGTGGTCATCAAGGCGGTGGAGCGCATGGTTCCGCGCGGTCCGCTGGGCCGCAAGCAGATGGGCAACCTGAAGGTTTACGGCGGCACCGCCCATCCGCACGAAGCCCAGCAGCCGGAGGTGCTGGACATCGGCGCCCGGAACCCGAAGAACAAGAGGATCGCATAA
- the ribB gene encoding 3,4-dihydroxy-2-butanone-4-phosphate synthase, with amino-acid sequence MRTVNKTDLVAGLRTPHDTEYLSTTEEILEEARQGRMFILVDDEDRENEGDLVIPAQMATPEAINFMAKFGRGLICLAMTGERIEKLRLPLMAKQNASRHQTAFTVSIEAREGVTTGISAADRARTIQVAIDPEMGADDIATPGHVFPLMARDGGVLVRAGHTEAAVDVARMVGLNPAGVICEIMNDDGTMARLPDLVKFAQFHGLKIGTIADLIAHRRRTETIIDRTLETVLDSRYGGRFRMMVYVNKVQYAEHIALVKGDITAPGPVLVRMHALNVLDDVLHDRSCGRGGELQAAMRAIAEAGRGIVVLLREPQPTSLSSRVKAQLEGMPNPAGELRDYGIGAQILFDLGVREMVLLSNHKKTIIGLDGYGLTVVGHQPIPLTSSDATTSGAD; translated from the coding sequence ATGCGGACCGTCAACAAGACCGACCTCGTCGCGGGCCTCCGCACCCCCCACGACACCGAGTATCTCTCGACCACCGAGGAAATCCTCGAGGAGGCCCGGCAGGGCCGGATGTTCATCCTGGTCGACGACGAGGACCGGGAGAACGAGGGCGACCTCGTCATCCCCGCCCAGATGGCGACGCCCGAGGCGATCAACTTCATGGCGAAGTTCGGCCGCGGCCTGATCTGCCTCGCCATGACCGGCGAGCGGATCGAGAAGCTGCGCCTGCCCCTGATGGCCAAGCAGAACGCCTCGCGCCACCAGACCGCCTTCACCGTCTCGATCGAGGCGCGGGAGGGCGTCACCACCGGCATCTCGGCGGCCGACCGGGCACGCACCATCCAGGTCGCGATCGACCCGGAGATGGGCGCCGACGACATCGCGACCCCCGGCCACGTGTTCCCGCTGATGGCGCGCGACGGCGGCGTCCTGGTCCGCGCCGGCCATACGGAGGCCGCGGTCGACGTCGCCCGCATGGTCGGACTGAACCCGGCCGGCGTGATCTGCGAGATCATGAACGACGACGGCACCATGGCCCGCCTGCCGGACCTGGTGAAGTTCGCCCAGTTCCACGGGCTGAAGATCGGCACCATCGCCGACCTGATCGCGCACCGCCGCCGGACCGAGACGATCATCGACCGCACGCTGGAGACCGTGCTGGACAGCCGCTACGGCGGCCGGTTCCGCATGATGGTCTATGTCAACAAGGTGCAGTACGCCGAGCACATCGCGCTGGTGAAGGGCGACATCACGGCGCCCGGGCCGGTGCTGGTCCGCATGCACGCGCTTAACGTGCTGGACGACGTGCTGCACGACCGGTCCTGCGGCCGGGGCGGGGAACTCCAGGCGGCGATGCGGGCGATCGCCGAGGCCGGCCGCGGCATCGTCGTGCTGCTGCGCGAGCCGCAGCCGACCAGCCTGTCCAGCCGCGTCAAGGCCCAGCTCGAAGGCATGCCCAACCCGGCGGGCGAGCTGCGCGACTACGGCATCGGCGCCCAGATCCTGTTCGACCTGGGCGTGCGGGAGATGGTGCTCCTGTCCAACCACAAGAAGACGATCATCGGGCTCGACGGCTACGGCCTCACCGTGGTCGGCCATCAGCCCATCCCGCTGACCAGTTCAGACGCAACCACTTCCGGAGCCGACTGA
- the nusB gene encoding transcription antitermination factor NusB, producing the protein MAQSDDAREGAPPKRGTSGSGSRRSGGGSAKARRKAARLAAVQALYQIDLTGTNAESVLGEFIKHRLGHEVDGDTYVAADPQLFSDILRGASARRAELDEMLGSCLDAQWPVGRLELLMRAILRAGAFELLVHVDTHPRIVISEYVDVSHAFFAGREPAMVNGVLDKLARAIRAEDLATPDPSRAAR; encoded by the coding sequence ATGGCACAGTCCGACGATGCGCGCGAAGGCGCCCCGCCCAAGCGCGGCACTTCCGGTTCGGGGTCACGCCGCAGCGGCGGCGGCTCCGCGAAGGCGCGCCGCAAGGCGGCCCGGCTGGCGGCCGTGCAGGCGCTTTATCAGATCGACCTGACCGGCACCAACGCGGAGTCGGTCCTGGGTGAATTCATAAAGCACCGGCTGGGCCACGAGGTGGACGGCGACACCTATGTCGCGGCCGACCCCCAGCTGTTCTCCGACATCCTGCGCGGCGCCAGCGCCCGCCGGGCCGAGCTGGACGAGATGCTGGGCTCCTGCCTGGACGCCCAGTGGCCGGTGGGCCGGCTGGAACTGCTGATGCGTGCGATCCTGCGGGCCGGCGCCTTCGAGCTGCTGGTGCATGTGGACACCCATCCGCGCATCGTGATCAGCGAGTATGTGGACGTGTCGCACGCCTTCTTCGCCGGGCGCGAGCCGGCCATGGTCAACGGCGTGCTGGACAAGCTGGCCCGCGCGATCCGGGCCGAGGACCTGGCGACGCCGGACCCTTCCCGTGCCGCTCGGTGA
- a CDS encoding PaaI family thioesterase: MDESAIAAAELETLIREGVPLVGSYGVVVESVGAGTIRLRMPYRQDFVRPGGTVTGPALFGLADVALYGAVLSLIGRVELAVTTSMTINFLRRPGQRAVIAEARVLKLGKRLAYGDILLYSEGEDDPVAHVTGTYSIPPDRPPVTMLA, encoded by the coding sequence ATGGATGAGTCGGCGATCGCGGCGGCGGAACTGGAAACGCTGATCCGGGAGGGCGTGCCGCTGGTCGGCAGCTACGGCGTCGTGGTCGAGAGCGTGGGCGCCGGGACGATCCGGCTGCGCATGCCCTACCGCCAGGATTTCGTGCGGCCCGGCGGCACGGTCACGGGCCCCGCCCTGTTCGGGCTGGCCGACGTGGCGCTCTACGGCGCCGTTCTCAGCCTGATCGGCCGGGTCGAGCTGGCGGTCACCACCAGCATGACCATCAATTTCCTGCGCAGGCCCGGCCAGCGGGCGGTGATCGCCGAGGCGCGGGTGCTGAAGCTGGGCAAGCGGCTGGCCTATGGCGACATCCTGCTCTATTCCGAGGGCGAGGACGACCCGGTCGCCCACGTCACCGGCACCTACAGCATCCCGCCCGACCGCCCTCCCGTCACCATGCTGGCGTGA
- the argC gene encoding N-acetyl-gamma-glutamyl-phosphate reductase: MPETVDRIRIAILGASGYTGAELVRMLARHPAADIRALTAERQAGKPLSDVFPHLAYLKLPDLVKIEQVDWSEIDFVFCGLPHGTTQEIIRALPGTLRVVDLSADFRLSDAATYAEWYGHEHQAVELQSRAVYGLTEFNRQGVRNARLVANPGCYPTATLIPLLPLVLDGLIETDDIIVDAKSGVSGAGRDAKQQNLFCEVSEGMHAYGVGRHRHMPEMEQELGLAAGKPVTMAFTPHLIPMNRGEFVTTYVRLAGGNTPDDLRAALAARFEAEPFVQVLPAGAVPHTKNVRGSNQIHISVFPDRIKGRAIVLSVIDNLVKGASGQAIQNMNVMTGLIETMGLEQAPLFP; this comes from the coding sequence ATGCCCGAAACGGTCGATCGGATCCGGATCGCCATCCTGGGAGCCAGCGGCTATACCGGTGCCGAACTGGTCCGCATGCTGGCCCGCCACCCCGCCGCCGACATCCGCGCCCTGACGGCGGAGCGCCAGGCCGGCAAGCCGCTGTCGGACGTCTTCCCCCATCTGGCCTACCTGAAGTTGCCGGATCTGGTGAAGATCGAGCAGGTCGACTGGTCGGAGATCGACTTCGTCTTCTGCGGCCTGCCCCACGGCACCACCCAGGAGATCATCCGGGCGTTGCCGGGCACGCTGAGGGTCGTCGACCTGTCGGCCGATTTCCGCCTGTCGGACGCCGCGACCTACGCCGAGTGGTACGGCCACGAGCACCAGGCGGTGGAGCTCCAGTCCAGGGCGGTCTACGGGCTGACCGAGTTCAACCGCCAGGGCGTGCGCAACGCCCGGCTGGTCGCCAACCCCGGCTGCTACCCGACCGCGACCCTGATCCCGCTGCTGCCGCTGGTGCTGGACGGGCTGATCGAGACCGACGACATCATCGTCGACGCCAAGTCCGGGGTCAGCGGCGCCGGCCGCGACGCCAAGCAGCAGAATCTGTTCTGCGAGGTCAGCGAGGGCATGCACGCCTACGGCGTCGGCCGCCACCGCCACATGCCGGAGATGGAGCAGGAGCTGGGCCTCGCCGCCGGCAAGCCGGTGACCATGGCCTTCACCCCGCACCTGATCCCCATGAACCGGGGCGAGTTCGTCACGACCTATGTCAGGCTGGCCGGGGGCAACACGCCGGACGACCTGCGCGCGGCGCTGGCGGCACGCTTCGAGGCCGAGCCCTTCGTCCAGGTGCTGCCGGCTGGCGCGGTGCCGCACACCAAGAATGTGCGCGGGTCGAACCAGATCCATATTTCGGTGTTCCCGGACCGGATCAAGGGCCGCGCGATCGTGCTGTCGGTGATCGACAACCTGGTCAAGGGCGCCTCGGGCCAGGCGATCCAGAACATGAACGTGATGACCGGCCTGATCGAGACCATGGGCCTGGAGCAGGCGCCCCTGTTCCCGTGA
- a CDS encoding riboflavin synthase, protein MFTGIITDVGRVAAVERRGDTFFTIETAFDMGTVDMGASIACSGCCLTVIDKAPGRFTISASGETLSKTTLGTWGQGTEINLERALRLGDELGGHIVSGHVDGVADVVSSTREGDSWRYLFEVPAELARFVAPKGSVALDGVSLTVNEVEGRRFGVNIIPHTRTHTTFRTLGPGSRVNMEVDMLARYVARLAESL, encoded by the coding sequence ATGTTCACCGGAATCATAACAGACGTGGGTCGCGTCGCCGCCGTGGAGCGGCGGGGCGATACCTTTTTCACCATCGAGACAGCCTTCGACATGGGCACCGTCGACATGGGCGCCTCGATCGCGTGCAGCGGCTGCTGCCTGACCGTGATCGACAAGGCGCCCGGCCGGTTCACCATCTCGGCCTCCGGCGAGACCCTGTCCAAGACGACCCTCGGCACCTGGGGGCAGGGGACGGAGATCAACCTGGAGCGCGCGCTGCGGCTGGGCGACGAGCTGGGCGGGCACATCGTCTCCGGCCATGTGGACGGCGTCGCCGACGTGGTCTCCTCGACGCGGGAGGGCGACAGCTGGCGCTACCTGTTCGAGGTGCCGGCCGAACTGGCCCGCTTCGTGGCGCCCAAGGGCTCGGTAGCGCTGGACGGCGTGTCGCTGACCGTCAACGAGGTCGAGGGGCGCCGCTTCGGCGTCAACATCATCCCGCATACCCGGACCCACACCACCTTCCGGACGCTGGGTCCCGGCAGCAGGGTGAACATGGAAGTGGACATGCTGGCCCGCTACGTCGCGCGCCTGGCGGAGAGCCTTTAG
- a CDS encoding acyltransferase family protein, whose amino-acid sequence MRDKFNIDELRGFACLLLVSLHVIGHDPTVAMRVPDDSWYRYAVDSWLFVRMPLFTFLSGLVYAFRPVRRDHLADFYGKKLRRLGIPLLIVAPAFFVLQAVTPGTTAAPDWYEFLTIPVLPYQHFWYLQALLLIFLLVGFLDARGALFRPRPFLALSAAAAVLNLTFGGTLYKTVDLFSVSQAAYLLPYFLLGVAFTRFHDALSTPPARVGAVAVLAAGALIHQASLWHLIPVEFGRTSLLALVTGSAAALVLVRAMPAVPLLRTLGQHSYAIFLHHMFFQAALRIPLMRLGADDWQIFLLATAGGCVGPMVLQRLASVNPWTRTALLGSA is encoded by the coding sequence ATGCGCGATAAATTCAATATTGATGAACTTCGGGGATTTGCCTGTCTTTTGCTGGTATCGCTACATGTGATCGGACATGATCCTACCGTGGCGATGCGGGTCCCGGACGACAGCTGGTACCGGTACGCCGTGGACAGCTGGCTGTTCGTGCGGATGCCGCTGTTCACCTTCCTTTCCGGCCTGGTATACGCGTTCCGCCCCGTGCGGCGGGACCATCTGGCGGATTTCTACGGCAAGAAGCTGCGCCGGCTCGGTATCCCGCTTCTGATCGTCGCACCGGCCTTCTTCGTGCTCCAGGCGGTCACGCCGGGGACAACGGCGGCGCCGGACTGGTACGAGTTCCTGACCATCCCGGTGCTGCCCTACCAGCATTTCTGGTACCTGCAGGCGCTGCTGCTGATCTTCCTGCTGGTCGGATTCCTGGATGCGCGCGGCGCGCTGTTCCGGCCCCGGCCGTTCCTGGCGCTGTCGGCGGCGGCGGCGGTGCTGAACCTGACCTTCGGCGGCACCCTGTACAAGACGGTAGACCTGTTCTCGGTCAGCCAGGCGGCGTACCTGCTGCCCTATTTCCTGCTCGGCGTCGCCTTCACGCGGTTCCACGACGCCCTGTCCACCCCGCCCGCAAGGGTCGGCGCCGTGGCGGTGCTGGCGGCCGGCGCGCTGATCCACCAGGCGTCCCTGTGGCATCTGATCCCGGTGGAATTCGGCCGGACCAGCCTGCTGGCCCTGGTCACCGGATCGGCGGCGGCGCTGGTCCTGGTCCGGGCGATGCCGGCGGTGCCGCTGCTGCGCACCCTCGGCCAGCACTCCTACGCGATCTTCCTGCACCACATGTTCTTCCAGGCCGCGTTGCGCATCCCGCTGATGCGGCTTGGCGCCGACGACTGGCAGATCTTCCTGCTGGCGACGGCGGGCGGCTGCGTCGGGCCGATGGTCCTGCAGCGCCTGGCGTCGGTGAACCCCTGGACCCGGACCGCGCTGCTGGGATCGGCCTGA
- the thiL gene encoding thiamine-phosphate kinase, which yields MPLGEFGRIERYLKPLAAGFPGALGLTDDAAVFGIPAGRELVVTTDALVAGVHFLADDPPADIAAKMLRVNLSDLAAMAAEPLAYSLVTSLPAGLGDGWLGEFAAQLARDQREYGIHLMGGDSVSTPGPVTLSVTAFGLVPAGKALRRGGAGAGDLVFVSGTIGDAVLGLRVLQGNLTAADPQPLIDRYRRPQPRLSLVPVLRRFATAGLDVSDGLVADLAHLCEVSGLAAVIHADRVPLSAATRAVVTADAGLLAAALTGGDDYEIVFTMKPQDRDALLATGADVTEIGRLAPGGEPGSVTVLDAAGQPLPLPSRGWTHF from the coding sequence GTGCCGCTCGGTGAATTCGGCCGGATCGAACGATACCTGAAGCCCCTGGCGGCGGGATTCCCCGGCGCGCTCGGCCTGACCGACGACGCGGCGGTCTTCGGCATTCCGGCGGGCCGGGAGCTGGTGGTGACCACCGACGCGCTGGTCGCCGGCGTGCATTTCCTGGCCGACGACCCGCCGGCGGACATCGCCGCCAAGATGCTGCGGGTTAACCTGTCCGACCTTGCCGCCATGGCCGCCGAGCCCTTGGCCTATTCGCTGGTCACCAGCCTGCCCGCGGGCCTCGGCGATGGTTGGCTCGGTGAGTTCGCCGCCCAGCTGGCCCGCGACCAGCGGGAGTATGGCATCCACCTGATGGGCGGCGACAGCGTGTCCACGCCGGGACCCGTCACCCTGTCGGTGACCGCCTTCGGCCTGGTGCCCGCCGGCAAGGCGCTGCGCCGGGGCGGAGCGGGGGCCGGCGACCTCGTCTTCGTCAGCGGCACCATCGGCGACGCCGTGCTCGGCCTGAGAGTGCTACAGGGAAACCTGACCGCCGCCGACCCCCAGCCGCTGATCGACCGCTACCGCCGCCCGCAACCCCGCCTGTCCCTGGTGCCGGTGCTGCGGCGCTTCGCCACGGCCGGCCTCGACGTGTCCGACGGCTTGGTCGCCGACCTGGCGCATCTGTGCGAGGTCTCGGGCCTCGCCGCCGTCATCCATGCGGACCGCGTCCCCCTGTCCGCCGCCACCCGCGCCGTCGTGACCGCCGACGCCGGCCTGCTGGCGGCGGCGCTGACCGGCGGCGACGACTACGAGATCGTCTTCACGATGAAGCCGCAGGACCGCGACGCGCTGCTCGCCACGGGCGCCGACGTGACCGAGATCGGCCGGCTGGCCCCCGGCGGCGAGCCCGGAAGCGTCACCGTCCTGGACGCCGCGGGTCAGCCCCTGCCGCTTCCGTCCCGGGGCTGGACCCACTTCTGA
- the ribH gene encoding 6,7-dimethyl-8-ribityllumazine synthase, translating into MSAVPDSVAQIMGPHVLIVEARFYEDIADELVRGAILALEAAGATYDRIAVPGAFEIPAAINFAILAGGDATHAPAHANDEAGAPPRYDGYVALGCVIRGETTHYDYVCVESARGLQDLALRHNAAIGYGILTVENDDQAWARAKVDQKNKGGAVANACLDMIRLKRHFGLTS; encoded by the coding sequence ATGTCCGCCGTTCCCGATTCCGTAGCCCAGATCATGGGTCCCCACGTCCTGATCGTCGAAGCCCGCTTCTACGAGGACATCGCCGACGAGCTGGTGCGCGGCGCCATCCTGGCGCTGGAGGCGGCCGGGGCGACCTATGACCGGATCGCGGTGCCCGGCGCCTTCGAGATCCCGGCCGCGATCAATTTCGCGATCCTGGCCGGCGGCGACGCCACCCATGCCCCAGCCCATGCGAACGACGAGGCCGGGGCGCCGCCGCGCTACGACGGCTACGTGGCGCTCGGCTGCGTGATCCGGGGCGAGACGACCCACTACGACTATGTCTGCGTCGAGAGCGCCAGAGGGTTGCAGGATCTGGCCTTGCGCCACAACGCCGCGATCGGCTACGGCATCCTCACGGTCGAGAACGACGACCAGGCCTGGGCGCGCGCCAAGGTGGATCAGAAGAACAAGGGCGGGGCGGTCGCCAACGCGTGCCTTGACATGATCCGGTTGAAGCGCCACTTCGGCCTCACGTCCTGA
- the rpsI gene encoding 30S ribosomal protein S9, with the protein MAQVTTTLADLKNLTGGASSTVTAVDAVAAAPEPKIDAQGRAYATGKRKNAVARVWIKPGSGKVTVNGRDIGVYFARPVLRMLLNQPFEIVARIDQYDVTCTVAGGGLSGQAGAVRHGISKALTYYEPGLRSPLKAAGFLTRDARVVERKKYGRAKARRSFQFSKR; encoded by the coding sequence ATGGCGCAGGTCACCACCACCCTTGCCGATCTGAAGAACCTGACCGGCGGCGCCTCCTCCACAGTCACCGCAGTGGACGCCGTCGCCGCGGCGCCCGAGCCGAAGATCGACGCCCAGGGCCGCGCCTATGCCACCGGCAAGCGGAAGAACGCGGTCGCCCGCGTCTGGATCAAGCCGGGCTCCGGCAAGGTCACCGTCAACGGCCGCGACATCGGCGTGTACTTCGCCCGCCCGGTGCTGCGCATGCTGCTGAACCAGCCGTTCGAGATCGTCGCCCGCATCGACCAGTACGACGTGACCTGCACGGTCGCCGGCGGCGGCCTGTCGGGCCAGGCCGGCGCCGTGCGCCACGGCATCTCCAAGGCGCTGACCTACTACGAGCCGGGCCTGCGCTCGCCGCTGAAGGCCGCCGGCTTCCTGACCCGCGACGCCCGCGTCGTCGAGCGTAAGAAGTACGGCCGTGCCAAGGCCCGCCGCAGCTTCCAGTTCTCGAAGCGCTAA